One Pseudomonas syringae CC1557 genomic window, CAGCCACATGGAATGGTTTGAAGTGACTGAAACCCGTGGTCACATCGAAGACGGCAAAGTGGCGCATTTTCAGGTCACCCTGAAAGTCGGCTTCCGTATCGCCAACAGCTAGGCAGCGCTGAACCTTTCGGCTGGCCGATTGCCATAACCTGCGCTATATACCACGTGACCCGTCAACGGGCGGGTATGAGCGCGGGGATGTTCAATGGGCGCCTGTTCCGATGGCGTCTTTATCTGGCCGGACGAGAGGGATTACCCATGAAGAAGTTTATATTGGCTGTAGGCTTGTTGAGCATCGCAGGCACTGCCTTCGCGGCAGGCAAGCCATGTGAAGAGTTGAAAAGTGAACTCGACGCAAAGCTCCAGGCGAAGGGCGTAACGTCCTACACGCTGGAAGTGGTCGAGAAAGGCAGCGCGGCAGGCAAGCAAGTCGTCGGCACCTGCGAAGGCGGCAGCAAAGAAATCGTTTACCAGCGCGGTTGATTACCGGTAGAGCCTGGCCCTCGAAGCTGATTCAGGTCAGGCCGCCGGTTAATCCCGTTGCAGGTTTCACGAACAGAATCGCCCCGGACTGTCACCAGTCCGGGGCGATTCTGTTTAGGGTCGAACACTTGCTGATTTACAAGATCGCTTAGCCGTGTGCGACCTGCGCGAGGATCTCGTAGGAGCGCAGCCTGTCTTGGTGCTCGTACATGTCGCAGGTGAAGATCAGCTCATCGGCATCGGTCTGCTCCAGCAACACGTCCAGTTTGGCGCGGATCTTTTCCGGACCGCCGACCATCGCCAGCCCGAGGAAGCTTGCCACTGCTTCACGTTCGTGCGGCAGCCACAGGCCGTCCATCGAGTCCACGGGTGGCCGCTGCATCAGGCTGTGCCCGCGCATCAAGGCGAGAATGCGCTGGTAGACCGAGGTCGCCAGGTATTCGGCCTGCTCATCGGTGTCTGCCGCCGACAGCGGAACGCCAAGCATCACGTAAGGCTTGTCGAGCTCTGCCGAGGGCTGGAAGTGATTGCGATAGACGCGAATCGCTTCGTGCATGTAGCGCGGTGCGAAGTGCGACGCGAAGGCATACGGCAGTCCGCGCATGCCTGCCAGTTGAGCGCTGAACAGACTTGAGCCCAGCAGCCAGACCGGCACGTTGGTGCCCGAGCCCGGTACGGCGATCACTTTTTGATCAGGTGTGCGTGGCCCGAGGTATGCCATCAGTTCGGTCACATCATCCGGGAAATCCTCAGCGCTGCCGGAGCGTTCACGGCGCAGGGCACGAGCAGTCATCTGATCGGAGCCAGGCGCGCGACCCAGACCCAGATCAATTCGATCAGGATACAGGCTCGCCAGGGTGCCGAACTGCTCGGCCACCACCAGCGGCGCGTGGTTGGGCAGCATGATCCCGCCCGACCCGACCCGAATGGTCGACGTGCCACCAGCCAGGTACGCAAGCAGCACGGCAGTCGCCGAACTGGCGATGCCGTCCATGTTGTGGTGTTCAGCCACCCAAAAGCGGTTATAGCCCAGTTTTTCAACGTGCTGAGCCAGGTTCAGGGAATTGCGCAGGGACTCGGCGGGACCTCTGTCATGGCGCACGGGCACCAGATCAAGGGTAGAAATCTTTACATCTGCCAGACGTTTCATAGGCCGGGGTAGCTCCTCGAATTGAGATGGGCTGGCTGCTGGAGCTGCCCACGATGAAACAGCAGTGCGGGCGCAAGTCTTGCTTTTCAATGGCAGTCGGGTAAAAACCTACTTAAACAGTAGGTCTTTCCGACGGTTGAACTTTCCAGGACGGTCTATCCTCAGAACCTTGTAACAGCAATGAACCAAATTCATTCCAAAAGGAGCCACCATGAGCATCGTCAAGAAAGCATCCGCCCACTGGGAAGGTGATCTGAAAAGCGGTATCGGCAGCATCTCCACGGAAACCGGCGTGTTGCGTGAAGCACCTTACGGCTTCAAGGCACGTTTTGAAGGCGGCAAGGGCACCAACCCTGAAGAACTGATCGGCGCAGCCCACGCAGGCTGTTTCTCGATGGCATTGTCCATGATTCTGGGCGGCGCAGGCCTGACCGCTGAAAGCATCGATACGCAAGCCGATGTGACGCTGGACCAGGTCGAAGGCGGCTTTGCGATCAGTGCCGTGCATTTGACCCTCAAGGCCAAAGTGCCGGGTGCAACACAAGAGAAGTTCGACGAACTGACCAAGCAAGCCAAAGAAGGCTGCCCGGTTTCGAAAGTGTTGAACGCCAAGATCACTCTGGACGCCACATTGGTGAGCTGATCCTCGGTGGGCTTTGCGGGAGC contains:
- a CDS encoding dodecin, giving the protein MTDHHTYKKVEIVGSSTTTIEDAINNALAEASKSLSHMEWFEVTETRGHIEDGKVAHFQVTLKVGFRIANS
- a CDS encoding DUF1161 domain-containing protein, which codes for MKKFILAVGLLSIAGTAFAAGKPCEELKSELDAKLQAKGVTSYTLEVVEKGSAAGKQVVGTCEGGSKEIVYQRG
- a CDS encoding LLM class flavin-dependent oxidoreductase gives rise to the protein MKRLADVKISTLDLVPVRHDRGPAESLRNSLNLAQHVEKLGYNRFWVAEHHNMDGIASSATAVLLAYLAGGTSTIRVGSGGIMLPNHAPLVVAEQFGTLASLYPDRIDLGLGRAPGSDQMTARALRRERSGSAEDFPDDVTELMAYLGPRTPDQKVIAVPGSGTNVPVWLLGSSLFSAQLAGMRGLPYAFASHFAPRYMHEAIRVYRNHFQPSAELDKPYVMLGVPLSAADTDEQAEYLATSVYQRILALMRGHSLMQRPPVDSMDGLWLPHEREAVASFLGLAMVGGPEKIRAKLDVLLEQTDADELIFTCDMYEHQDRLRSYEILAQVAHG
- a CDS encoding OsmC family protein encodes the protein MSIVKKASAHWEGDLKSGIGSISTETGVLREAPYGFKARFEGGKGTNPEELIGAAHAGCFSMALSMILGGAGLTAESIDTQADVTLDQVEGGFAISAVHLTLKAKVPGATQEKFDELTKQAKEGCPVSKVLNAKITLDATLVS